The following is a genomic window from Aeromonas sp. FDAARGOS 1405.
GACCTGAGGGCCAAACAGCGGCTGACCCGGCTGACGCTGTTGCAACCACTCCTGACGGCAGCCCTGATGACGGCGCAGGGCGGCAAATTGCCGCTCGACCTGTGCCAGCAACTCCCCTGCCCGGCTGGTGCCGCTCAGCTCGATGCGCAGGGGCACCACATTGACCTTCATACAGGGGGTATCGGCCGCCGCTGAGCCCAGCCGCCCCATCAGCGGAATACCCAGCACCACCTCGCCAGCGCCGCTCATCCGCTGCACATAGCTGGCCACCGCCGCCAGCAGCAGGCTATAGGGGTGACAGGCCGAGCGGCTCGCCCGTGCCACCAGTGCCTGCCACTGGCGGCCCACTAGCCGCTGCTCAAGACGATGTGTGGAGCCCGGCCCTTGCGACGGACGGCGGGAGAGCGACGCAGGATTCTCCACCCCGGCCAACTGCTGCACGAAGAAATCGCGATCCCGCGCGGCACGCGGCGAATCCAGATAGGCCGCCTCTTCGGCCAGCAACTCCTGCTGGGTCGCATAACGACAGGGGGCAGGCTGCTCACCCGCACAAAGCGCCTCATACCAATTTGCCACCCGCTGGCAGAGCAGGCTCAAGCCAAAACCATCGATGGCGATATGGTGCACGGCGATAAACCAGGCCCACTGCCCCTCGCCAAGGCGATAGAGCGTCGTGGCAAACAGCGGCCCCCCGGCCAGATTGAAGGGGACGGCCAGCTGCGCACGCATCTCGGCCTGCGCAGCGGCGAGCGGGTCGGCTTCGCTGCGCAGATCCCGCTCTGCCAGCTGCCAGCAGGCGGGGTTGGCCACCATCTGCGGGCCATCGGCAGTAGCCACAAAAGCGCAGTGCAGACCGGGGATCTCGTCGATGGTCTGGCGCACCGCGCGGGTGAAGTGATGGGGTGCCAGCGCCCCCTCCAGCAGCCAGTACTCGCCGGTATTGCAGGCGGGGCTCTGCGGGTATTTTTGCTGGGCAAACCAGATGCCCGCCTGAGCCGTGGTAAGCGGCCAGCGCGGCAGCTCACCACGCTGGTGGGTGGCGCGCATCGCCATTGTCTGTTCCATGGGAATGTCCTTGCGCAAACATCGAGCGAGCAGTGGCTTGCCCCTGCCCGCATGGCTGAAAAGCGAGGAGGCCAAGCCTCCTCCATAAAGAGAGTGTCACGCCTGCCAGATCGGCAGTGCGCTGGCTAAACCCCCAGGGTGGCACCGCCATCGACCACCAGATCCTGCAGGGTGATATGGCTAGCGGCATCGGAGGCGAGAAACAGCACGCAGGCAGCCACCTCGTCGGGGGTCCCAAGTTTGCCAAGGGGGATCCCCAGCTTGAACTGCCCGGGCAGGCCCGCGATGGTACGTATCTCCCCTTCGCGCTGTTCCCCCTCCTGCCACATGCCGTACAGCATCGGGGTACGGGTCGAGCCCGGCGACACCAGATTGCAGCGCACCCCATAGGGGGCAAGCTCCAACCCCGCCGTTTGGGTGAGGCTGGTCAGCGCCGCCTTGGAGGCGCCATAGATGCCCATCCCCACTCGCGGTACCCGACCGGCATTGGAGGAGACATTGACGATGGCGCCCCTGTGCCGTCCCTGAAACCAGGGGGTCAGGGCCCGCATCAGATAGAAGGGGGCGAAGGTGTTGATGGCGAAGGTGCGCTGCAAGAGGGCGTCATCCACCTCATCGAGCCTGCCGGTCGCCAGTACGCCCGCGACATTGACCAGCACATCGGGCCCCAGCCCCTCATCCAGCAGCGGTTCGCAGCAGCGGGTCACTGCCTCGCTGTCGCTGACATCGATCACCACCCTCTTCACGTTGCCGGGCAGTGCCTCGGCCAGTTGCAGATCGAACGCCACCACGCTGGCCCCTGCCTCGGCAAAAGTGCGCGCCACCGCATGGCCAATTCCCTGCGCCGCGCCGGTCACCCAGATGGTTCTGCCTTGCCACTCGCTCATGGGGTGCACTCCGGTTCGCTGACGTGATCTTCGTTGACCACCTGATAAGCCGTGGCCTGACT
Proteins encoded in this region:
- the dhbA gene encoding 2,3-dihydro-2,3-dihydroxybenzoate dehydrogenase, producing the protein MSEWQGRTIWVTGAAQGIGHAVARTFAEAGASVVAFDLQLAEALPGNVKRVVIDVSDSEAVTRCCEPLLDEGLGPDVLVNVAGVLATGRLDEVDDALLQRTFAINTFAPFYLMRALTPWFQGRHRGAIVNVSSNAGRVPRVGMGIYGASKAALTSLTQTAGLELAPYGVRCNLVSPGSTRTPMLYGMWQEGEQREGEIRTIAGLPGQFKLGIPLGKLGTPDEVAACVLFLASDAASHITLQDLVVDGGATLGV